In Bythopirellula goksoeyrii, a single window of DNA contains:
- a CDS encoding ATP-dependent 6-phosphofructokinase, with the protein MPTYPKPTQEQLVVTRLGEARLVSPLPLSTTPGDNIGDFVDDDLRALYNPRIMLGEKPSDLCFELAGARREIFFTPQDTTAAIVTCGGLCPGLNNVIRSLVLELLMNYGIRNVLGIRYGYHGLNPNVGRPPFELTKELVDEIHHKGGTILGTSRGPQEHKESVDFLVDRGVNILFCVGGDGTQRGAHQIASEIARRKLPISVIGIPKTIDNDIKYCYRTFGFATAVSEAEKVIDRAHVEAKSVLNGVGLVKLMGRHAGFITAAATLASGEANFALIPEVPMQLHGEHGLLAALDRRLKAREHAVVVIAEGAGQHWLDECPDEFDASGNLLLRDVGPFLAHAIKDYSNKVGNPANVKYFDPSYHIRSVHADATDSLLCERLARAAAHAGMAGKTDMLVGLWHNQLIDVPLAVSCDAKKQLSPEGELWMALQALTRQEKWYSGV; encoded by the coding sequence ATGCCAACCTATCCCAAACCTACGCAAGAGCAATTGGTAGTCACCCGCCTTGGTGAAGCACGGCTTGTCTCACCCTTGCCTCTCTCCACCACGCCGGGAGACAACATTGGCGATTTCGTCGACGACGATTTGCGTGCCCTCTACAATCCACGGATAATGCTTGGTGAAAAACCGAGCGACCTTTGCTTTGAGCTGGCAGGTGCCCGCCGCGAGATTTTCTTCACTCCGCAAGATACCACCGCTGCCATTGTTACCTGCGGGGGGCTCTGTCCGGGGCTAAACAACGTGATCCGCAGTCTCGTATTGGAACTACTGATGAACTACGGAATCCGCAATGTCCTAGGCATTCGCTATGGATACCATGGCTTGAATCCGAATGTCGGTCGTCCGCCGTTCGAACTCACCAAAGAGTTAGTGGACGAAATTCATCACAAAGGGGGCACGATCCTTGGTACTTCTCGGGGACCTCAAGAACACAAAGAGAGCGTTGATTTTCTTGTTGATCGTGGTGTAAACATCTTATTTTGTGTTGGGGGAGACGGCACTCAACGGGGTGCTCACCAGATTGCTTCGGAAATAGCTCGACGCAAACTGCCGATCTCTGTGATTGGCATTCCTAAGACCATCGACAACGACATCAAGTATTGTTACCGCACTTTTGGCTTCGCGACGGCCGTTTCCGAAGCAGAAAAAGTCATCGACCGCGCCCATGTCGAAGCCAAGTCCGTTCTCAATGGCGTGGGACTGGTAAAACTCATGGGACGCCATGCGGGCTTTATCACCGCAGCGGCCACCCTGGCCAGCGGCGAGGCGAATTTCGCCCTCATTCCAGAGGTGCCGATGCAGCTCCACGGCGAGCACGGACTCCTGGCCGCCCTCGATCGACGACTCAAGGCCCGCGAGCATGCCGTCGTGGTGATCGCCGAAGGGGCAGGCCAGCATTGGCTCGATGAATGCCCCGACGAGTTTGATGCATCAGGAAATCTGCTCTTGAGAGACGTCGGCCCGTTCCTGGCCCATGCGATCAAGGATTATAGCAACAAGGTCGGCAATCCAGCCAACGTCAAGTATTTCGATCCCAGCTATCACATTCGTAGTGTGCACGCCGACGCGACAGACAGTCTGCTCTGCGAACGCTTAGCGCGCGCCGCAGCGCATGCCGGCATGGCAGGCAAAACCGACATGCTCGTGGGCCTGTGGCACAATCAATTAATCGATGTGCCCCTGGCAGTCTCCTGCGACGCCAAGAAACAACTCTCTCCCGAAGGTGAACTCTGGATGGCACTCCAGGCACTCACAAGACAAGAGAAATGGTACTCGGGGGTCTGA
- a CDS encoding outer membrane protein assembly factor BamB family protein, producing MHASTKCHKSSLSFLSSRIAFLGSCAIVLALAPAPRDVRAGSLISYQDAAPLGLERVWFAQARVDVSRHRVTNWVLYENNLLAATNGGLVQSFNAETGETLWTTQAGPLDQPAFGPAVSQDYVALVSGASLYTLDRASGRLLWSTSLGSAPAEAPALSNTDAYVPFLSGRIESYQLADPKKPTWYFQSVGRIFYPPSVSGELVTWPTSRGYLYVGQAGAPHVLYRIQTNSVAIAPPTEAFGLLFVAVQDGNVHCFKLLNGNEKWRYSMGFPATGRPGVVGERLYVASSEPMLHALEAVSGQELWDVPGITHFAAQGIKNVYGLDEGGRLVVINKETGQYIGTLPGPGRFKAVFNDYSDRIYLVDDRGLVQCLREMGAVEPTIHRRVEAAAEKPSEEAVPAEAEMPATDEQLDDSGFGAPEASPFSAEPSDDSDNPFGFE from the coding sequence ATGCATGCATCGACGAAATGCCATAAGTCTTCCCTGAGTTTTCTATCATCGCGAATTGCGTTCTTAGGGAGTTGTGCGATCGTACTTGCCCTAGCGCCTGCCCCTCGGGACGTGCGTGCCGGATCGTTGATTAGCTATCAGGACGCGGCTCCGCTGGGTTTGGAACGCGTGTGGTTTGCGCAAGCGCGAGTCGATGTCTCGCGGCATCGCGTCACGAATTGGGTTTTGTACGAGAACAATCTACTCGCGGCTACTAACGGTGGGCTGGTACAGTCATTCAATGCCGAGACGGGAGAAACGCTCTGGACAACTCAGGCGGGTCCACTTGATCAGCCAGCCTTTGGACCCGCCGTGTCACAGGATTATGTAGCGTTGGTGAGCGGGGCATCGCTCTATACACTTGATAGGGCGAGCGGACGCCTGCTGTGGAGCACGTCGCTAGGGAGTGCCCCTGCGGAGGCACCTGCGTTGAGTAACACAGATGCCTATGTTCCTTTCTTGAGTGGTCGTATCGAGAGCTATCAGCTTGCTGATCCGAAAAAGCCAACTTGGTACTTTCAATCTGTCGGACGAATTTTTTATCCACCAAGCGTTAGCGGCGAACTGGTGACTTGGCCTACTTCGCGCGGATATCTCTATGTGGGGCAAGCGGGGGCGCCCCATGTACTGTATCGTATTCAGACCAATTCGGTTGCGATCGCGCCGCCGACCGAGGCTTTCGGTTTGCTATTTGTGGCCGTTCAAGATGGAAATGTTCATTGTTTCAAGTTGCTCAATGGCAATGAGAAATGGCGCTATTCGATGGGCTTCCCCGCCACAGGTCGTCCAGGCGTCGTGGGCGAACGGCTTTACGTTGCATCGAGCGAACCGATGTTGCATGCCCTCGAAGCGGTGAGCGGTCAGGAACTTTGGGATGTTCCCGGCATCACCCATTTTGCCGCACAAGGAATCAAAAATGTCTATGGCCTCGATGAGGGGGGCCGTCTGGTTGTTATCAACAAGGAGACGGGGCAATATATCGGCACGCTTCCCGGCCCGGGAAGATTCAAGGCGGTGTTCAACGATTATTCCGACCGCATCTATCTGGTCGACGACCGCGGTTTAGTGCAATGCTTGCGCGAAATGGGTGCTGTCGAACCCACGATTCATCGTCGAGTAGAGGCGGCAGCAGAGAAGCCCAGCGAAGAAGCGGTTCCGGCGGAAGCTGAAATGCCCGCCACGGATGAGCAACTCGACGACAGTGGATTTGGTGCCCCTGAAGCGAGTCCCTTCTCTGCCGAGCCGAGTGACGATTCGGATAATCCCTTTGGCTTTGAGTGA